In one window of Henckelia pumila isolate YLH828 chromosome 1, ASM3356847v2, whole genome shotgun sequence DNA:
- the LOC140860643 gene encoding uncharacterized protein gives MEDQLHLLEVPEALKVEVTIPFLEDKAHKWWEAISPAMLAAGPITWQQFRTAFLKQYFPAEVRIQKLSEFENLMQSSDMTVVEYTSKFNELGSYAPTIMGDDELKLHRFKKGLSSRIQSALAVYQPANFADLMGAAIRAESDIKRRENNFNNKRPLSGQSSSNGHVSKRPNHSGELSKETLSAPNHPQIKLCPTCHLRHEVECRQNNGACFNCEKMGHRIAQCPEPMKSKTGPNASTTTQGQPKENKPNARVYAITQEEADGANKIVTGTILINNVSTYVSFDFGVTHSFTSKRFAKKLGLIPEELT, from the coding sequence atggaggaccAACTGCATCTACTTGAAGTCCCCGAAGCACTTAAAGTGGAGGTGACAATTCCTTTTCTGGAAGACAAAGCACATAAGTGGTGGGAAGCTATCTCACCAGCCATGTTAGCGGCGGGACCAATCACATGGCAACAGTTCCGTACTGCGTTTTTGAAGCAGTACTTTCCAGCGGAGGTTCGAATACAGAAACTGAGCGAATTTGAAAATCTCATGCAATCTTCAGATATGACAGTGGTGGAGTACACCTCCAAGTTCAATGAACTCGGGTCTTATGCCCCAACCATTATGGGAGATGATGAGCTAAAGTTGCACCGGTTCAAGAAGGGGTTGAGCAGCAGAATCCAGTCTGCATTAGCAGTTTATCAACCTGCCAACTTTGCAGACTTGATGGGAGCAGCCATCCGAGCTGAATCGGATATCAAGCGTCGAGAAAATAACTTCAACAACAAACGACCTCTCTCTGGCCAATCTTCTTCGAACGGGCATGTGTCCAAGCGTCCAAACCATTCTGGTGAATTATCCAAGGAGACCCTTTCTGCTCCAAATCATCCACAGATCAAGTTATGCCCCACCTGCCACCTCCGACATGAAGTGGAATGCCGTCAGAACAATGGCGCCTGTTTCAACTGTGAAAAAATGGGACACCGAATTGCTCAATGTCCCGAACCCATGAAGTCAAAGACAGGACCAAATGCTAGTACTACTACTCAAGGCCAACCAAAGGAAAATAAACCCAATGCTCGTGTCTATGCCATTACTCAAGAAGAAGCAGACGGTGCAAACAAAATCGTGACAGGTACCATTCTAATCAACAATGTGTCTACATATGTTTCATTCGATTTTGGTGTCACACATTCGTTTACATCTAAGAGGTTCGCTAAGAAGTTAGGGCTTATACCTGAGGAACTGACTTAA
- the LOC140860653 gene encoding uncharacterized protein, whose amino-acid sequence MYEATIVVLECIITDGSSTSMRGEAGGSLTVMKSFDFIFILHLMHKIMAITDLLCRVLQQKSLDILSAMDLVSTTKELLLTLRNDGFDILLSYVKSFCTRLDVDIPDMSARYKHFQLEELNSRFSDETVELLMLSSALDLNDNFKWFDIDKILTLAQKYYPEDFTEQEMHCLKSQLQHYELDVVCHENFQKMSTISELCRGLFETKKSQHYNLIDRLIRLVLILPVSTATTERAFFGYEAC is encoded by the exons ATGTATGAAGCAACTATTGTTGTACTTGAATGCATTATCACTGATGGTTCCTCTACTTCAATGCGTGGGGAAGCTGGTGGTTCCTTAACAGTGATGAAGtcttttgatttcatttttattttgcatttgaTGCATAAAATTATGGCGATCACGGATTTGCTTTGTCGTGTCTTGCAACAAAAATCTCTTGATATCTTAAGTGCAATGGATCTGGTCTCAACGACTAAAGAACTTCTTCTGACATTGAGAAATGATGGTTTTGATATTCTTCTTTCATATGTCAAATCTTTTTGCACAAGATTGGATGTTGATATTCCAGATATGAGTGCTCGTTATAAGC ATTTTCAGTTGGAAGAGCTAAACTCTAGATTCAGTGATGAGACAGTAGAACTTCTTATGCTTAGCTCTGCTTTGGATCTGAATGATAATTTTAAATGGTTCGACATTGACAAGATTCTTACTCTCGCTCAAAAGTATTATCCTGAGGACTTCACTGAACAGGAAATGCATTGTTTGAAGTCTCAACTACAGCATTATGAGCTCGATGTAGTTTGTCatgaaaattttcagaaaatgtcTACAATCTCAGAATTGTGTCGTGGGTTATTTGAAACAAAAAAGTCGCAACACTATAATCTGATTGACAGGTTGATTCGTCTAGTGTTAATTTTGCCTGTTTCCACGGCAACTACAGAACGTGCATTTTTCGGCTATGAAGCATGTTAA